A stretch of Lysobacter sp. K5869 DNA encodes these proteins:
- a CDS encoding ParB-like protein — MSKHGLRHPILSVAPQRLRPTQITVGLREVADKRAQWHALGRKKRAALIASHWFPGVLGPGGEVYIVDHHHFGLAMLEEGVEQVPVIVQRDFSWLDPVTFWRTMEFNRWAHPYDERGARTDYAAIPEGLPQLRDDPYRTLAARVREAGGCAKDATPYAEFLWADFLRARIPAKDAAKAGERTLGRAVALAHSHEAGYLPGWSGSIE; from the coding sequence ATGTCCAAGCACGGTCTGCGTCATCCGATTTTGTCGGTCGCCCCGCAGCGGCTGCGCCCCACCCAGATCACCGTCGGCCTGCGCGAAGTCGCCGACAAGCGCGCGCAGTGGCATGCGCTGGGCCGCAAGAAGCGCGCCGCGCTGATCGCCTCGCATTGGTTTCCCGGCGTGCTCGGGCCGGGCGGCGAGGTCTATATCGTCGATCACCACCACTTCGGTCTGGCCATGCTCGAAGAAGGCGTGGAGCAGGTGCCGGTGATCGTGCAGCGCGATTTTTCCTGGCTCGACCCGGTCACGTTCTGGCGGACGATGGAATTCAACCGCTGGGCGCATCCCTACGACGAACGCGGCGCGCGCACCGACTACGCGGCGATCCCCGAAGGTTTGCCGCAGTTGCGCGACGATCCCTACCGCACCCTGGCCGCGCGCGTGCGCGAGGCCGGCGGCTGCGCCAAGGACGCCACGCCCTACGCCGAGTTCTTGTGGGCCGATTTCCTGCGCGCGCGCATCCCGGCCAAGGACGCGGCCAAGGCCGGGGAACGCACGCTCGGTCGCGCCGTGGCGCTGGCCCACAGCCATGAGGCCGGCTATCTGCCGGGCTGGAGCGGCAGCATCGAATGA
- a CDS encoding ECF-type sigma factor, giving the protein MTAADPPSDITALLLGWREGDAQSEAQLLERIYPVLRRLARQRLARSGQVTLRATELANDAYFELAEQREVPFQNRAHFYAIAAHAIRRLLVDHLRERSALKRGGDVLRVTLQAGEDVAAPAADLADALDLDRLLERLERINARAARGVELRYFGGLTIEETAQTIGVSLPTAKRDWQFARAWLHDQLSAPPG; this is encoded by the coding sequence ATGACCGCCGCCGATCCGCCGTCCGACATCACCGCGTTGTTGCTCGGCTGGCGCGAGGGCGATGCGCAGTCCGAAGCGCAGCTGCTCGAACGCATCTACCCGGTGCTGCGGCGCTTGGCGCGGCAGCGGCTGGCGCGCAGCGGGCAGGTGACCCTGCGCGCCACCGAACTGGCCAACGACGCCTACTTCGAGCTGGCCGAGCAGCGCGAAGTGCCGTTCCAGAACCGCGCCCACTTCTACGCCATCGCCGCGCACGCGATCCGCCGCCTGCTGGTCGATCACCTGCGCGAACGCTCCGCGCTCAAGCGCGGCGGCGACGTGCTGCGGGTGACCTTGCAGGCCGGCGAAGACGTGGCCGCGCCCGCCGCCGACCTCGCCGACGCGCTGGATCTGGACCGCCTGCTGGAACGGCTGGAACGCATCAACGCGCGCGCCGCGCGCGGCGTGGAGCTGCGCTACTTCGGCGGCCTGACCATCGAGGAAACCGCGCAGACCATCGGCGTGTCGCTGCCCACCGCCAAGCGCGATTGGCAGTTCGCGCGCGCGTGGCTGCACGACCAACTCTCCGCGCCGCCGGGCTGA
- a CDS encoding adenosine deaminase: MTPRAAIAARTILHGALLAAALAGAAHARERAPDDAEAATAAYFDRLLASPPRLRAFVQAMPKGGDLHSHLSGAVYAEDYLRWAGEDGLCLQREDARLVAPPCKAPASVAVNEAPLPLYGRAIDAMSVRGYERGVGDAQVPVEQRFFSAFDRFRTVARERGGDMLAAVRAIAAGENTAYLELMLVPPAGRDFSDAAPARQDGEDFAAWAASLQRALAEAVPRARAELDGDEARAAAVLACAGAAPRPGCAVETRYQISATRTHEPARVFAGLAFAFALAAADPRCVGVNLVGPEHQRLAASDYALHMRMVAFFKQRYPQVNVSLHAGELVAGLAPPGDLRAHIRQAVDVAGAQRIGHGVALAYEDDPAALLRRMARDKIAVEINLSSNAAILGVRGAAHPLALYRAAGVPVVLSTDDQGVLRGDLSGEYQRAALEQGLRYRDLKRIARDSLQYAFLSGASLWRDEAGGARAAACAGGDAGGEPDAACAAFLRGSDKARLQWRLERQWTRFERQPRLPLDPAPAE, translated from the coding sequence ATGACACCGCGCGCCGCCATCGCCGCACGCACGATCCTGCACGGCGCGCTGCTCGCCGCCGCGCTCGCCGGCGCCGCGCATGCGCGCGAACGCGCGCCCGACGACGCCGAAGCCGCGACGGCGGCGTACTTCGACCGCCTGCTCGCCAGCCCGCCGCGGCTGCGCGCGTTCGTGCAGGCGATGCCCAAGGGCGGCGACTTGCACAGCCATCTCAGCGGCGCGGTCTACGCCGAGGACTATTTGCGCTGGGCCGGCGAAGACGGCCTGTGCCTGCAGCGCGAGGACGCGCGGCTGGTCGCGCCGCCGTGCAAGGCGCCGGCCTCGGTGGCGGTGAACGAGGCGCCGCTGCCGCTGTACGGCCGCGCCATCGATGCGATGTCGGTGCGCGGTTACGAGCGCGGCGTCGGCGATGCGCAGGTGCCGGTCGAACAACGCTTCTTCTCCGCGTTCGACCGCTTCCGCACGGTCGCGCGCGAACGCGGCGGCGACATGCTCGCCGCGGTGCGGGCGATCGCCGCGGGCGAAAACACCGCGTATCTGGAACTGATGCTGGTGCCGCCGGCCGGACGCGATTTCTCCGACGCCGCGCCGGCCCGCCAGGACGGCGAGGATTTCGCCGCGTGGGCGGCGTCGCTGCAGCGCGCCCTCGCCGAAGCGGTGCCGCGCGCGCGCGCCGAACTCGACGGCGACGAAGCGCGTGCCGCCGCGGTGCTGGCCTGCGCCGGCGCCGCGCCGCGGCCCGGCTGCGCGGTGGAAACGCGTTATCAGATCTCGGCCACGCGCACCCACGAACCGGCGCGGGTGTTCGCCGGCCTCGCCTTCGCCTTCGCGCTCGCCGCGGCCGATCCGCGCTGCGTCGGGGTCAATCTGGTCGGCCCCGAACACCAGCGTCTGGCGGCGAGCGACTACGCGCTGCACATGCGCATGGTCGCGTTCTTCAAGCAGCGCTATCCGCAAGTGAACGTGTCGCTGCACGCGGGCGAACTCGTCGCCGGCTTGGCGCCGCCGGGCGATCTGCGCGCGCACATCCGGCAAGCGGTGGACGTCGCCGGCGCGCAACGCATCGGCCACGGCGTCGCGCTGGCGTACGAGGACGACCCGGCCGCGCTGCTACGGCGCATGGCGCGCGACAAGATCGCGGTGGAGATCAATCTGTCCAGCAACGCCGCCATCCTCGGCGTGCGCGGCGCCGCGCATCCGCTGGCGCTGTACCGCGCGGCCGGCGTGCCGGTGGTGCTGTCCACCGACGATCAAGGCGTGCTGCGCGGCGATTTGAGCGGCGAGTACCAGCGCGCCGCGCTCGAGCAAGGCCTGCGTTATCGCGACCTCAAGCGCATCGCCCGCGACAGCTTGCAGTACGCGTTCCTGTCCGGCGCCAGCCTGTGGCGCGACGAGGCCGGCGGCGCGCGCGCGGCGGCCTGCGCCGGCGGCGACGCGGGCGGCGAACCCGACGCGGCCTGCGCGGCGTTTCTGCGCGGCAGCGACAAGGCGCGTTTGCAATGGCGGCTGGAGCGGCAATGGACGCGTTTCGAACGCCAGCCGCGGCTGCCGCTCGATCCCGCGCCGGCGGAATGA
- a CDS encoding purine nucleoside permease gives MGIASITIRAARRRAAAGLVLAGLAAAGAARAGEPAAAGAAPWPVRVVIVVAYENGEDRGDAPGELQSWVEREGLDQRLDFPGGVRPLRANADRSVLALTTGMGLANAAVSTMALAADPRFDLKRAYWLVAGVAGIDPHAGAVGDAVWVDYALNDLARELDPREAPADWPYGAYAFRADGPGRLPAQTLEYGAFARYAQVYPLDPALTDWAFDLTRDTELDAAPELRELAREWRDFPATQHGPRVRRGASVSSNRYWHGEAGTRWARDWVRLHTGGRARFAVSDMEDAAIAAAIARLGRTGAVDPRRLLVLRAASNYTRPPPGVAAFASAQRAHAGRGVPAYEAAYRVGRRVVRELTKNWARYADALPVADAPANGQDRSEKLP, from the coding sequence ATGGGCATCGCATCGATAACGATCCGCGCGGCACGGCGTCGGGCGGCGGCCGGTCTCGTTCTGGCCGGGCTCGCGGCGGCCGGCGCGGCGCGCGCGGGCGAACCGGCCGCGGCCGGCGCGGCGCCTTGGCCGGTCCGGGTGGTGATCGTGGTCGCTTACGAAAACGGCGAGGACCGCGGCGACGCGCCCGGCGAATTGCAGTCGTGGGTCGAACGCGAAGGCCTGGACCAGCGCCTGGACTTCCCCGGCGGCGTGCGGCCGCTGCGCGCCAACGCCGACCGCTCGGTGCTGGCGCTGACCACCGGCATGGGGCTGGCCAACGCCGCGGTCTCGACGATGGCGCTGGCCGCGGACCCGCGTTTCGACCTCAAGCGGGCGTATTGGCTGGTCGCCGGCGTGGCCGGCATCGACCCGCACGCCGGCGCGGTCGGCGACGCGGTGTGGGTCGATTACGCCCTCAACGACCTGGCGCGCGAACTCGACCCGCGCGAAGCGCCGGCCGACTGGCCCTACGGCGCCTATGCCTTCCGCGCCGACGGCCCGGGCCGTTTGCCCGCGCAGACGCTGGAGTACGGTGCGTTCGCGCGCTACGCCCAGGTCTATCCGCTGGACCCGGCGTTGACGGACTGGGCCTTCGATCTCACCCGCGACACCGAACTCGACGCCGCGCCCGAATTGCGCGAACTCGCGCGCGAATGGCGCGACTTCCCCGCCACCCAACACGGCCCGCGCGTGCGCCGCGGCGCCAGCGTCTCGTCCAACCGCTATTGGCACGGCGAGGCCGGCACGCGCTGGGCGCGCGACTGGGTGCGGCTGCACACCGGCGGCCGCGCGCGCTTCGCCGTCAGCGATATGGAAGACGCGGCGATCGCCGCCGCCATCGCCCGGCTCGGCCGCACCGGCGCGGTCGATCCGCGCCGGCTGCTGGTGCTGCGCGCGGCGTCGAACTACACCCGCCCGCCGCCGGGCGTCGCCGCGTTCGCCTCGGCCCAGCGCGCCCACGCCGGGCGCGGCGTGCCGGCGTACGAAGCCGCGTACCGCGTCGGCCGCCGGGTGGTGCGCGAACTGACGAAGAACTGGGCGCGCTACGCCGACGCGTTGCCGGTCGCCGACGCGCCTGCGAATGGGCAAGATCGCAGCGAGAAACTCCCATGA
- a CDS encoding response regulator yields MRILIAEDDPAIASGLSAALADSGHAVDRVARGNDADAALHDGTYDLVVLDLNLPQLDGLTVLQRARARGESAAMLVVTAREGVSERVRALDSGADDYLVKPFVLEEFAARVRALLRRRVSQGIPMLSIGKLRLDLAGRRGWNQDAALELTGREFALLDALLSRRGSLVSREQLIEALCNWEQDITNNGLDIAIHRLRRKLEDTGVTIRTIRGLGYVVEETGHVAAAGERRA; encoded by the coding sequence ATGCGCATCTTGATCGCCGAAGACGACCCCGCCATCGCCTCGGGCCTGAGCGCCGCGCTGGCCGACAGCGGACACGCCGTGGATCGCGTCGCGCGCGGCAACGACGCCGACGCCGCGCTGCACGACGGCACCTACGATCTCGTCGTGCTCGATCTCAACCTGCCGCAGCTCGACGGCCTGACCGTGCTGCAGCGCGCCCGCGCGCGCGGCGAGAGCGCGGCGATGCTGGTGGTCACCGCGCGCGAAGGCGTCAGCGAACGCGTGCGCGCGCTCGACTCCGGTGCCGACGACTATCTGGTCAAACCCTTCGTGCTGGAAGAATTCGCCGCGCGCGTGCGCGCGCTGCTGCGCCGGCGCGTGAGCCAGGGCATTCCGATGCTGTCGATCGGCAAGCTGCGTTTGGATCTGGCCGGCCGCCGCGGCTGGAACCAGGACGCCGCGCTGGAACTCACCGGCCGCGAGTTCGCCTTGCTCGATGCGTTGCTGAGCCGCCGCGGCAGTCTGGTCAGCCGCGAGCAACTGATCGAAGCGCTGTGCAACTGGGAACAGGACATCACCAACAACGGCCTGGACATCGCCATCCACCGCCTGCGCCGCAAACTCGAAGACACCGGCGTGACCATCCGCACCATCCGCGGCTTGGGTTACGTGGTCGAGGAAACCGGCCACGTCGCCGCCGCCGGCGAACGCCGCGCGTGA
- a CDS encoding sensor histidine kinase, which yields MTPAAPMPGPRARPARTGDSLRRRLLRFLLVPVCVTVVLVSVLVYAVASRYSDSVYDEGLLEDAYGLAKVLKATGSDGQLSPQAAFLLEYAKLGHNYYQVRSLRRGELSASREAIPPGPAPRLHGDAQFYDTTIDGVRSRAVSIAVPAPADPSDTLVVTLAETVQDRQLRAQQILLMSILLQLVLTAVLLALMWSGVSRGLRALDPLIGRLARHGQELVPVGDVPVPAEIRPLSATIDALLERIRRLFVSQEHFIADAAHQLRTPLAGLALHAERARSTGDEIQRAAALAQVQVLTMRLARTATQLLALSRAQAPVEADGPMAPLRLDQLLPEILGEHVARAVRADIDLGYEGPGEALTVRADAYALHDALDNLIDNALSYVRRGGTVSVALQRHGEFARIGVDDDGPGVAESALPRLGDRFFRAPEALEGGTGLGLAIVRRIADRHGARVAFSRSRLGGLRVELDFPLIAPDAPAGLGASTTAEPR from the coding sequence GTGACCCCCGCCGCACCGATGCCCGGCCCGCGCGCGCGACCCGCGCGCACCGGCGACAGCCTGCGCCGGCGTTTGCTGCGCTTCTTGCTGGTGCCGGTGTGCGTCACCGTGGTGTTGGTGTCGGTGCTGGTGTACGCGGTCGCCTCGCGCTATTCCGACAGCGTCTACGACGAAGGCTTGCTCGAAGACGCGTACGGCCTCGCCAAAGTGCTCAAGGCCACCGGCTCGGACGGCCAGCTCTCGCCGCAAGCCGCGTTCCTGCTCGAATACGCCAAGCTCGGCCACAACTACTACCAAGTGCGCAGCCTGCGCCGCGGCGAACTCAGCGCCAGCCGCGAGGCGATTCCGCCCGGCCCGGCGCCGCGCCTGCACGGCGACGCGCAGTTCTACGACACCACCATCGACGGCGTGCGTTCGCGCGCGGTGTCGATCGCGGTGCCGGCGCCGGCCGATCCCAGCGACACGCTGGTGGTGACGCTGGCCGAGACCGTGCAAGACCGGCAGCTGCGCGCGCAGCAGATCCTGTTGATGTCGATCCTGTTGCAGCTGGTGCTGACCGCGGTGTTGCTGGCGCTGATGTGGAGCGGCGTCAGCCGCGGCCTGCGCGCGCTCGACCCGCTGATCGGCCGGCTCGCCCGCCACGGGCAGGAACTGGTGCCGGTCGGCGACGTGCCGGTGCCGGCGGAAATCCGTCCGCTGAGCGCCACCATCGACGCCTTGCTCGAACGCATCCGCCGCCTGTTCGTGAGCCAGGAGCATTTCATCGCCGACGCCGCACACCAGTTGCGCACGCCGCTGGCCGGTCTGGCCCTGCACGCCGAGCGCGCGCGCAGCACCGGCGACGAAATCCAGCGCGCCGCCGCGCTGGCGCAGGTGCAGGTGCTGACCATGCGGCTGGCGCGCACCGCCACCCAATTGCTGGCGCTGAGCCGCGCGCAGGCGCCGGTCGAAGCCGACGGCCCGATGGCGCCGCTGCGCCTGGACCAACTGCTGCCGGAAATCCTCGGCGAACACGTCGCCCGCGCGGTGCGCGCCGACATCGACCTGGGCTACGAAGGCCCCGGCGAAGCGCTGACGGTGCGCGCCGACGCGTATGCTTTGCACGATGCGCTCGACAACCTCATCGACAACGCCCTCAGCTACGTGCGCCGCGGCGGCACGGTCAGCGTCGCGTTGCAGCGTCACGGCGAATTCGCCCGGATCGGCGTCGACGACGACGGCCCCGGCGTGGCCGAGTCGGCCCTGCCGCGCCTGGGCGACCGCTTCTTCCGCGCGCCCGAGGCGCTGGAAGGCGGCACCGGCCTGGGGCTGGCGATCGTGCGCCGCATCGCCGACCGGCACGGCGCGCGCGTGGCGTTCTCGCGCTCGCGTCTGGGCGGGCTGCGGGTCGAACTGGATTTTCCCTTGATCGCGCCCGACGCCCCGGCCGGGCTCGGCGCGTCCACCACCGCGGAGCCGCGTTGA
- a CDS encoding serine/threonine-protein kinase, with amino-acid sequence MATSTALWAQAAETFARALELPAPQRAGFLDRACAAHADPAGLRAAVARLLASHDAMEAESSGDAEALPWRGPALWADDDHGRLGPGERAGPYAIERELGAGGMGRVYLARRALDGVEQRVALKLAASPLWAPQVQRRLRRERELLASLEHPNIARLIDVGELPSGQPYFAMEYVDGEPIAAWCDRRKLPPRARIELALQALAAVDYAHRRLVLHRDLKSGNVLVDSEGRARLLDFGIAKALETGAGAAATVDAQAFFSPASAAPEQARGEPTSVATDVYALGVLLYELLCGQLPLATEGRSAAELSRAIAEDVPPLASRGLAKLEQRDPQRASAIAQARGAASARALRRQLQGDLDAILAKCLRKEPEQRYVSVERLAEDLRAVLQSRPVAARGGERWYRLRKFARRQRLPLALAGLAAALLIGFVTHTVLQSRELALARDRAEARRLQAERVTAFMVDLFRASDPSQKTGAELSARDVLTRAAKALQANRDPETRAALTAAIAEVEFNLGDYAAAERHAAEALHLRLAEPDTEPALLRRSYGLSAQVALLRADYPAADRFLTQAERRLTPQAQDEALTLLRLRARLSQAQGKLDAALAQWQRADQLHRQRYGLADSRSMQARRGWASALSAAGQQERAAQLLEQLPRAHGEDPAGAKALASQARQLREKERYAEAEKAAMQALNIDLARFGEDHEETASVYTLLGTIAQGREDYPAALKWLEQALQVRLKVFGPKHPRVASSEFNIGLMHHLFLGDAATAEPHLRRAVKIAAATTPEHLNLAFYQLEWGMALRDLGRYDEARAALAPALQRFEAVQGQELNRALTRFEGLCMEPAPWTAAQAQAFAQAAAAVRAELKPEHPKRRRLERCAAQYAAPPRA; translated from the coding sequence ATGGCCACTTCGACCGCGCTGTGGGCGCAAGCCGCCGAAACCTTCGCGCGCGCGCTGGAACTGCCGGCGCCGCAACGCGCCGGCTTCCTCGACCGCGCCTGCGCCGCGCACGCCGACCCGGCCGGCTTGCGCGCGGCGGTGGCGCGCCTGCTGGCCTCGCACGATGCGATGGAAGCCGAATCCTCCGGCGACGCCGAAGCGCTGCCCTGGCGCGGCCCGGCGCTGTGGGCCGACGACGACCACGGCCGGCTCGGCCCGGGCGAACGCGCCGGGCCGTACGCGATCGAACGCGAACTCGGCGCCGGCGGCATGGGCCGGGTGTATCTGGCGCGGCGCGCGCTGGACGGCGTGGAGCAGCGCGTCGCGCTCAAGCTCGCCGCCTCGCCGCTGTGGGCACCGCAGGTGCAGCGCCGGCTGCGGCGCGAACGCGAACTGCTGGCGAGCCTGGAACATCCCAACATCGCGCGCCTGATCGACGTCGGCGAACTGCCGTCGGGGCAGCCGTACTTCGCCATGGAGTACGTCGACGGCGAACCCATCGCGGCCTGGTGCGACCGGCGCAAGCTGCCGCCGCGCGCGCGCATCGAACTGGCGCTGCAGGCGCTGGCCGCGGTGGATTACGCGCACCGCCGGCTGGTGCTGCACCGCGACCTCAAGTCCGGCAACGTGTTGGTCGACAGCGAAGGCCGCGCGCGCCTGCTCGATTTCGGCATCGCCAAGGCGCTGGAAACCGGCGCCGGCGCGGCCGCGACCGTGGACGCGCAGGCGTTCTTCTCGCCGGCCAGCGCCGCGCCCGAACAAGCGCGCGGCGAACCCACCAGCGTCGCCACCGACGTGTATGCGCTGGGCGTGCTGCTGTACGAACTGCTGTGCGGACAGCTGCCGCTGGCGACCGAGGGCCGCAGCGCCGCCGAGCTGAGCCGGGCCATCGCCGAGGACGTGCCGCCGCTGGCGAGCCGGGGGCTGGCCAAGCTCGAACAACGCGACCCGCAACGCGCGTCGGCCATCGCGCAGGCGCGCGGCGCGGCGTCCGCGCGCGCGCTGCGCCGGCAGCTGCAGGGCGATCTCGACGCGATCCTGGCCAAGTGCCTGCGCAAGGAACCCGAGCAGCGCTACGTCAGCGTCGAGCGGCTGGCCGAGGACCTGCGCGCGGTGCTGCAATCGCGGCCGGTGGCCGCGCGCGGCGGCGAACGTTGGTACCGGCTGCGCAAGTTCGCGCGCCGCCAGCGGCTGCCGCTGGCCTTGGCCGGCTTGGCCGCGGCGCTGTTGATCGGGTTCGTGACCCACACCGTGCTGCAGTCGCGCGAATTGGCGCTCGCGCGCGACCGCGCCGAAGCGCGGCGGCTGCAGGCCGAACGGGTGACCGCGTTCATGGTCGATCTGTTCCGCGCCTCCGATCCATCGCAGAAAACCGGCGCCGAACTGAGCGCGCGCGATGTGCTGACGCGCGCGGCGAAGGCCTTGCAGGCCAACCGCGACCCGGAAACCCGCGCCGCGCTGACCGCGGCGATCGCCGAAGTGGAGTTCAACCTCGGCGACTACGCCGCCGCCGAACGCCACGCGGCCGAGGCCTTGCACCTGCGCTTGGCCGAGCCCGACACCGAACCGGCCTTGCTGCGCCGCAGTTATGGGCTGAGCGCGCAAGTGGCGCTGCTGCGCGCCGACTACCCCGCCGCCGACCGCTTCCTGACCCAGGCCGAGCGACGGTTGACGCCGCAAGCGCAGGACGAAGCGCTGACCCTGCTGCGCTTGCGCGCGCGCTTGTCGCAGGCCCAGGGCAAGCTGGACGCGGCGTTGGCGCAGTGGCAGCGCGCCGACCAACTGCACCGCCAGCGCTACGGCCTGGCCGATTCGCGCAGCATGCAGGCGCGGCGCGGCTGGGCCAGCGCGTTGTCGGCGGCCGGCCAGCAAGAGCGCGCGGCGCAATTGCTCGAGCAATTGCCGCGCGCGCACGGCGAGGATCCGGCCGGCGCCAAGGCCTTGGCCTCGCAAGCGCGGCAACTGCGCGAAAAAGAACGTTACGCCGAGGCCGAGAAAGCGGCGATGCAGGCCTTGAACATCGACCTCGCGCGCTTCGGCGAGGATCACGAGGAAACCGCGTCGGTCTACACCTTGCTCGGCACCATCGCCCAGGGCCGCGAGGATTACCCCGCCGCGCTCAAGTGGCTCGAGCAGGCATTGCAGGTGCGGCTCAAGGTGTTCGGGCCGAAGCATCCGCGCGTGGCCAGTTCGGAATTCAACATCGGCTTGATGCACCACTTGTTCCTGGGCGACGCGGCCACCGCCGAGCCGCATCTGCGGCGCGCGGTGAAAATCGCCGCAGCGACGACGCCGGAGCATTTGAATCTGGCGTTCTACCAACTGGAGTGGGGAATGGCGCTGCGCGATCTGGGCCGCTACGACGAGGCGCGCGCGGCGCTGGCGCCCGCGCTGCAGCGTTTCGAGGCGGTGCAGGGCCAGGAACTCAACCGCGCCCTGACCCGCTTCGAAGGCCTGTGCATGGAGCCCGCGCCGTGGACGGCGGCGCAGGCCCAGGCCTTCGCGCAAGCGGCGGCGGCGGTGCGCGCCGAGCTGAAACCCGAGCATCCCAAGCGCCGCCGCCTGGAACGCTGCGCCGCCCAGTACGCCGCGCCGCCGCGCGCCTAG
- a CDS encoding TolC family protein → MSVSQRIAPRIAARALATALLPLALAACMSTPIPDQTPPLPPNWRNAPAADAAPAAAPDPRGWWRAFGDPRLDALVEQALTANLDAAQARARLRSARLLHEHAGDVLKPEVRARTSNPIDPDASASFFVMGLDAVWEMGFFGRSEAIERGARAELDNAAAQLRQAQISVAAETAREWIALRDAVERERLLDSIRAARAEQLRVQQVRADLRLAARDSVEAPRAALAQAEAALGEPRQRIVAAEQALALLLGRAEPDPQWRAGPARPALTGAAIERAPADLLRTRPDIAQAQAGVLRAAADLGLARADQYPRLAFGTSIQWSVNVTAHRRTETEGIGVSGPIIDVPLFDWGLRRARAHAKGADLEAAALAYRKTVLAAVAETESALSALEQQRQREDADRRAFDALSRSAQMQQVRRGLGLSGDLELATSRIERDQSALELNAAQSDRAQAYIALYKALGAAPEDRLGRAEDSDVTARVSARGGEARR, encoded by the coding sequence ATGTCTGTGTCGCAGCGGATTGCCCCGCGAATCGCCGCCCGCGCCTTGGCGACGGCCTTGCTGCCGCTGGCGCTGGCCGCGTGCATGAGCACGCCGATCCCCGATCAAACGCCGCCGCTGCCGCCGAACTGGCGCAACGCGCCGGCCGCCGACGCCGCGCCCGCCGCGGCGCCGGATCCGCGCGGTTGGTGGCGCGCCTTCGGCGATCCGCGCCTGGACGCGCTGGTCGAACAAGCGCTGACCGCCAACCTCGACGCCGCCCAGGCGCGCGCGCGCCTGCGCTCGGCGCGCCTGCTGCACGAACACGCCGGCGACGTGCTCAAGCCGGAAGTGCGCGCGCGCACCAGCAATCCCATCGATCCCGACGCCAGCGCCTCGTTCTTCGTGATGGGCCTGGACGCGGTGTGGGAGATGGGCTTCTTCGGCCGCAGCGAAGCGATCGAACGCGGCGCCCGCGCCGAGCTCGACAACGCCGCCGCGCAACTGCGCCAGGCGCAGATCAGCGTGGCGGCGGAAACCGCGCGCGAATGGATCGCGCTGCGCGACGCGGTCGAACGCGAGCGCCTGCTCGATTCGATCCGCGCCGCGCGCGCCGAACAACTGCGCGTGCAGCAAGTGCGCGCCGACTTGCGCTTGGCCGCGCGCGACAGCGTCGAAGCGCCGCGCGCCGCGTTGGCGCAAGCCGAAGCCGCGTTGGGCGAACCGCGCCAGCGCATCGTCGCCGCCGAACAGGCGCTGGCCTTGCTGCTCGGCCGCGCCGAACCCGATCCGCAATGGCGCGCCGGACCCGCGCGCCCGGCGCTGACCGGCGCGGCGATCGAACGCGCGCCGGCCGATCTGCTGCGCACGCGTCCCGACATCGCCCAGGCCCAGGCCGGCGTGTTGCGCGCCGCCGCCGACCTCGGCCTCGCCCGCGCCGACCAATACCCGCGGCTGGCGTTCGGCACCTCGATCCAATGGTCGGTCAACGTCACCGCGCACCGCCGCACCGAGACCGAAGGCATCGGCGTGTCCGGCCCGATCATCGACGTGCCGCTGTTCGACTGGGGCCTGCGCCGCGCCCGCGCCCACGCCAAGGGCGCCGACCTGGAAGCCGCAGCGCTGGCCTATCGCAAGACCGTGCTGGCGGCGGTAGCGGAAACCGAATCGGCGTTGTCGGCGCTGGAACAACAACGCCAGCGCGAAGACGCCGACCGCCGCGCCTTCGACGCGCTGTCGCGTTCGGCGCAGATGCAGCAAGTGCGGCGCGGGCTAGGCTTGAGCGGCGATCTGGAACTGGCGACCAGTCGGATCGAACGCGATCAATCCGCGCTGGAACTCAACGCCGCGCAGAGCGACCGCGCCCAGGCCTACATCGCGCTGTACAAAGCGCTCGGCGCCGCGCCCGAGGACCGGCTCGG